In Brooklawnia cerclae, the DNA window GACGAGTTCGACGAGGTCGCACGGGTGCTGCGGGAGGCGTTTGCCGCCGGAGGTGGGGCGAGGACCGGCGATCTCGCCGGACCCGGTGAGATCGAGGCCAGGTCGGCCACCCATCACGTGTGGGTGGCCGCCGAGCCAGGGCGCGTCCTCGGCGCGGTCCTGACTCCCAAGCCCCAGCACCACCACGGCCCGTACTTCACCTTCGACGCCTTGGGGGTCGGTGAGGCCGGGCGCGGTCTCGACCTCGACTGGCAACTCGTCCATCACAGCGTCGAACTCGCCCGGCGCTGGGGGTACGAGGCGGTCGAGATCCGTTC includes these proteins:
- a CDS encoding GNAT family N-acetyltransferase; translated protein: MRTKTTTASDQDARYIPDDLLRWDLGSRRVLRLADTDEFDEVARVLREAFAAGGGARTGDLAGPGEIEARSATHHVWVAAEPGRVLGAVLTPKPQHHHGPYFTFDALGVGEAGRGLDLDWQLVHHSVELARRWGYEAVEIRSSPQMTAAHALYRRYGFVRRGERETAAADEGPRPCLQPAGAAGRASDQV